Proteins from one Clostridium cellulovorans 743B genomic window:
- a CDS encoding glycoside hydrolase family 57 protein: MTKGYVSLILHSHLPYVRHPEINEAMEERWLFEAINECYIPIIDVYDGLINDGIEFKVTMSITPPLMAMLEDQYLNERYMKYLNKSIELANKEVIRTAEDKNLNGVSKFYVERFEGLKKTYEKYDRRLMNAFRKFDNLGVLEVITCSATHGLLPLLAVNPETVKAQLAIGVEYYKEVMGHAPKGIWLPECAYTYSLDPILKELGIQFFIAESTSVSNASPRPLYSTAAPIATQNGVAAFGRDVEAGHQVWSSFLGYPGDANYREFYRDIGYELPMDYIKDYIVPSGIRIDTGIKYYKITGNTENKEYYVRENALERVKIHADHFAYSRNEQINNLSYYMDKPPIITCPYDTELYGHWWFEGPDFLNEFIRNAADNWTEFELTTPKEYLEMYPVTQCSSPSPASWGESGNFSVWLNGGNDWIYRELHEAAESMIRLANSFDEPTELEKRALAQAARELVLAESSDWPFIIKHNTTVQYAVKRVNTHLERFKELYNCLTKNRLEEKFIKEMEDIDNIFPNIDYTLYRNN, from the coding sequence TTGACCAAAGGATACGTATCATTAATTTTACACAGTCACCTTCCATATGTAAGGCATCCAGAAATAAATGAAGCTATGGAAGAAAGATGGCTATTTGAAGCAATAAATGAATGTTATATTCCGATTATAGATGTTTACGATGGGCTCATAAATGATGGAATTGAATTTAAGGTTACAATGTCTATAACTCCACCACTGATGGCAATGCTTGAAGACCAATATTTAAATGAAAGATATATGAAATATTTAAACAAGTCAATAGAGCTTGCAAACAAAGAAGTGATAAGAACTGCTGAAGATAAAAATCTTAATGGTGTATCAAAATTTTATGTAGAAAGATTTGAGGGATTAAAGAAAACTTACGAAAAATATGATAGAAGGCTTATGAATGCTTTTAGAAAATTTGATAACCTAGGAGTACTTGAAGTAATTACTTGTTCTGCAACTCATGGACTGCTACCATTATTAGCTGTTAATCCAGAAACTGTTAAAGCTCAATTGGCTATTGGTGTTGAATACTATAAAGAAGTTATGGGACATGCGCCGAAGGGAATATGGCTTCCAGAATGTGCTTACACATACAGCTTAGATCCTATCTTAAAGGAACTTGGAATCCAATTCTTTATAGCAGAAAGTACTAGTGTTTCTAATGCTTCTCCCAGACCATTGTATAGTACTGCAGCACCTATTGCTACTCAAAATGGAGTGGCAGCCTTTGGGCGAGATGTTGAGGCAGGACATCAAGTTTGGAGTAGCTTCTTGGGGTACCCTGGAGATGCAAATTATCGAGAATTCTATAGAGATATTGGATATGAATTACCAATGGACTATATAAAAGATTACATAGTTCCTAGTGGAATAAGAATAGACACTGGAATAAAATACTATAAGATTACTGGCAATACAGAAAATAAAGAGTATTATGTTCGTGAAAATGCACTAGAACGAGTAAAGATTCATGCTGATCATTTCGCTTATTCAAGAAACGAGCAAATAAATAATCTATCATATTACATGGATAAGCCACCGATAATTACATGTCCTTATGATACAGAATTATATGGACATTGGTGGTTTGAAGGTCCAGATTTTTTAAATGAATTTATACGAAATGCAGCTGACAATTGGACAGAATTTGAACTAACAACTCCTAAAGAATATCTTGAAATGTATCCTGTAACTCAATGCTCAAGTCCATCACCAGCTAGTTGGGGTGAAAGTGGAAACTTTTCTGTTTGGTTAAACGGTGGTAATGATTGGATATATAGAGAACTTCATGAGGCAGCAGAGTCCATGATAAGGCTAGCAAATAGTTTTGACGAACCTACTGAATTAGAAAAAAGAGCACTAGCTCAAGCTGCGAGAGAGTTAGTTTTAGCTGAATCTTCAGACTGGCCTTTCATCATAAAGCATAATACCACTGTACAATACGCTGTAAAAAGGGTAAATACTCATTTAGAAAGGTTTAAGGAATTATATAATTGCTTAACAAAGAACAGATTAGAAGAAAAGTTTATTAAAGAGATGGAAGATATAGATAATATTTTCCCTAATATAGACTATACTTTATATAGAAATAACTAA
- a CDS encoding iron-containing alcohol dehydrogenase family protein translates to MSTKVVYGENVINNNGELIASLGKKALLVTGKNSAKISGAYKDVTDILNKHKIEYCIFDQVEENPSTETILIGEEIGKLENIDFIIAIGGGSPLDAAKAISLMVKSKCSIDDIFTKKNLPFYPVIAIPTTAGTGSEVTPYAIIIDERAGTKKGIATPVFPQIAFLDVKYTISLSEKVTIDTAVDALSHIIEGYLTSRANIFSDALGEKALSLFKECKEELKVGAFTKEVREKLLLASNFAGMQIAQSGTSVPHLLGYQLTVHKGIAHGRANGILMTEYLKLYKNNFKVLKLLKILDFNSIEEFKIYLNELLSAHTESIEITLGDIKQFTERAYKVVVNRNELKELVTKDQIFDLYKNSLKI, encoded by the coding sequence ATGAGTACTAAAGTCGTTTATGGCGAGAATGTTATAAACAATAATGGGGAACTAATCGCATCTCTTGGAAAGAAAGCACTTTTAGTAACAGGAAAGAATTCAGCTAAAATTAGTGGTGCTTATAAAGATGTTACTGATATCCTTAATAAGCATAAAATTGAGTATTGTATTTTCGATCAAGTAGAAGAAAATCCATCAACAGAAACTATATTAATTGGAGAAGAGATTGGAAAACTTGAAAATATAGATTTTATAATAGCCATTGGAGGAGGCTCGCCTCTAGATGCTGCTAAAGCAATAAGTTTAATGGTTAAAAGTAAATGTAGCATTGATGATATTTTCACTAAAAAAAATCTACCATTTTATCCTGTTATAGCAATCCCAACTACGGCTGGTACTGGTTCAGAGGTTACACCTTATGCAATAATAATAGATGAAAGAGCAGGTACGAAAAAAGGAATAGCCACCCCGGTATTCCCTCAAATTGCTTTTTTAGATGTGAAATATACAATAAGTTTAAGCGAGAAAGTTACTATTGATACAGCAGTTGATGCTCTTTCTCATATCATTGAGGGATATTTGACTAGTAGAGCTAATATTTTTAGTGATGCCCTTGGTGAAAAGGCTTTAAGCTTATTTAAGGAATGCAAAGAGGAACTTAAGGTTGGAGCATTTACAAAGGAAGTAAGAGAAAAGTTACTTTTAGCATCAAATTTTGCTGGTATGCAAATTGCACAAAGTGGGACTTCTGTTCCTCACCTTTTAGGATATCAACTTACTGTACATAAAGGAATTGCCCATGGTAGAGCTAATGGGATTTTAATGACAGAGTATTTAAAGTTATATAAAAATAACTTTAAGGTTTTAAAGTTGCTAAAGATCTTAGATTTCAATAGTATAGAAGAGTTTAAAATATACCTTAATGAACTTTTAAGTGCTCATACAGAATCAATAGAAATTACTCTTGGGGATATCAAGCAGTTTACTGAAAGAGCCTATAAGGTAGTTGTTAATAGAAATGAATTAAAAGAACTTGTTACAAAAGATCAAATCTTTGATTTATATAAAAATAGCTTGAAAATATAA
- a CDS encoding pyridoxal phosphate-dependent aminotransferase, producing MISNKIAKNLERSSWIRAMFEEGRRLSSLYGAENVYDFSLGNPFSEPPKEVIESMRHHISEGEKGIHKYMSNSGFPEVRKKIAVKMQGETGISLSEENVIMTVGAAGGLNVALKAILNPEEEVIVFSPYFVEYGFYADNHQGKIVVVEPNPENFEPNLKEFEKAIIEKTKAIIINNPNNPTGVIYRKETMEAMAKIVEDKEKQFKSNIYILSDEPYGKIVYDSAEVPSVFKIFKNAMIINSYSKSLALAGERIGYIAVSNKTEEVETLVKALEFCNRTLGFVNAPGLFQKVIADSLDSKVDVEDYKMKRDYLYDNLTRIGFECVKPQGAFYLFPKALIEDDIEFVKTAVKYNLLLVPGSGFGYKGHFRMSYCVEFDMIKRSIAAFEKLAKEYNR from the coding sequence TTGATATCAAACAAGATAGCGAAAAATTTAGAGAGGTCTTCATGGATTAGAGCTATGTTTGAAGAAGGAAGAAGACTTTCAAGTTTATATGGAGCAGAAAATGTTTATGATTTTAGTTTAGGTAATCCATTTTCTGAACCACCTAAAGAAGTAATTGAATCTATGAGACATCATATATCAGAGGGAGAAAAAGGAATTCATAAATATATGAGTAATTCTGGTTTCCCAGAAGTAAGAAAAAAGATAGCTGTAAAGATGCAAGGGGAGACTGGTATTAGTTTATCAGAAGAAAATGTGATTATGACTGTCGGAGCAGCAGGTGGACTTAATGTAGCTTTAAAGGCTATTTTAAATCCAGAGGAAGAGGTTATAGTTTTTTCACCATATTTTGTTGAGTATGGTTTTTATGCAGATAATCATCAAGGAAAAATAGTTGTTGTTGAACCAAATCCAGAAAACTTTGAACCGAATTTAAAGGAATTTGAAAAAGCAATAATAGAAAAGACAAAAGCTATAATAATTAATAACCCCAACAATCCTACAGGTGTTATATATAGAAAAGAAACTATGGAAGCAATGGCTAAAATAGTAGAAGATAAAGAAAAACAATTTAAGTCTAATATATATATACTTTCTGATGAACCATATGGCAAAATTGTATATGATTCTGCAGAGGTGCCAAGTGTATTTAAAATATTTAAAAATGCAATGATTATTAATTCCTATAGTAAATCTTTAGCTCTTGCTGGAGAAAGAATAGGATATATAGCAGTAAGTAACAAAACAGAAGAGGTGGAAACTCTTGTAAAAGCATTAGAGTTTTGTAATAGAACTTTAGGATTTGTTAATGCGCCAGGCCTTTTTCAAAAGGTTATTGCAGATTCTTTAGATTCTAAGGTTGATGTAGAAGATTATAAAATGAAGAGAGATTATTTATACGACAATCTTACTAGAATTGGTTTTGAATGTGTCAAACCTCAAGGTGCTTTTTATCTTTTCCCTAAGGCATTAATTGAAGATGATATTGAATTCGTAAAAACTGCTGTAAAATATAATCTTTTATTAGTTCCAGGTTCTGGTTTTGGGTATAAAGGACATTTCAGAATGTCTTATTGTGTTGAGTTTGATATGATAAAGAGGTCTATTGCTGCCTTTGAAAAACTTGCAAAAGAATATAATAGATAA
- a CDS encoding DUF4912 domain-containing protein — translation MLDGNTKIVLLVQNHNTVFTYFKISPFTIKSFEDIYGINSWKNSKPVLKVFYIERNVPREVQTIYMDASNDNWYINLDRDACDVFVKYGRVAADDKFIPVSVSNTVTTMRNHQAEDTTVRYVDFSNIVDEKNVKLALQDSPEHINATEYKPNPIDELKKN, via the coding sequence ATGCTAGATGGAAATACAAAGATAGTTTTACTTGTTCAAAATCATAATACTGTTTTTACATATTTCAAAATATCTCCATTTACTATTAAGAGTTTTGAAGATATTTATGGAATTAATAGTTGGAAAAACTCTAAACCGGTTTTAAAGGTATTTTATATAGAGAGAAACGTTCCAAGAGAAGTACAAACTATTTATATGGATGCATCCAATGATAATTGGTATATAAATTTAGATAGAGATGCTTGCGATGTCTTTGTAAAATATGGCAGAGTTGCTGCTGATGATAAGTTTATTCCTGTGTCAGTTTCAAATACTGTAACAACAATGCGTAATCATCAAGCTGAGGATACAACAGTTAGGTATGTAGATTTTTCTAATATCGTTGATGAAAAAAACGTAAAATTAGCACTACAAGATTCACCAGAACATATTAATGCCACTGAATATAAACCAAATCCTATAGATGAGTTAAAAAAAAATTAG